Genomic window (Rosa chinensis cultivar Old Blush chromosome 6, RchiOBHm-V2, whole genome shotgun sequence):
CCAGCCACACTTAGCGATGAGGGGGAGGCGACTGAGGGCTTCACTGAGCATACAACGACATTTCTGGGGCGCTGGAGGAGATTAAACCTGTTGTGGTGGGTGCCCAAATAGCATGTTTTGGAGAGTGGGTTGGCATCAAGGGCTGCAAAGGCTGAGAGGTTGTTCATGGTGAAGCACTGAGTGAGAAAAACAGTGTCAAGTCAAAATTTTACAACCCAAAAAGACAGGGTCTTTGAGAAATTGAGCATAACCACAATTTTTCAtgaagactacatcaaaaattTCAATTATCACTGATATTTCAATTACAGTCAAGTTTAGAAAAGTAATGCACGACTGTAGTTCGAGTACACCCTAAAATAATATGCCTACATATAGAAGCACTACTTTATTAAAGATTTAAACCAAGACATTCTCTTCAGGCATCTACTGGTATCCATAGAATTTCCCCATCTTCAAGCCAGCCCTATTACATTCCCCACATTACAATAAACTAATGGTTCACAAAACCAGACCCCAAACAGGACCAACAAGAACACAAAAACTACGAACACTAACAAACTAGCAAAACTCAAATCAAAATATTCCTCTCTTTCGGGAGGTTACGAAGCACAAGAAGTTTGATAATCCACAAAACCATCTACACATAAAAAACAGGGAAAACGAAACAAGAAATCTGATCAGCCATGGCAGCAGGGACGTAGCCAGGAATGACAGGAGGATCGGGCtaattttatacatacaaaaattTTGCGaagaactctttttttttttgaggtttggaacccagtgggaggctcaTCCGGCAATGAATTCACCTTTTTCATTACACAAGACACCTCTCACACCACTATGAGTTGCTGACCATAGAAGATTTCGGTATTGAAAATGGGTTCACAATCATTAAATCAAGCTGGGCCAATGTTAttcgatcaaaaaaaaaaaggctgggTCAGTGTTAAATGATAAGCCTAAACGACCCCTCTGGCCTCtgcacttcttcttttttgacttGTGAGTGGAAGACTTATTCTCTTAATTATCTTCATATACCATCCAAATGATCCAACTTATTATTTGAAGCCATTTCAAATATATTAAATATCAGATACCATTTTACTCTGTCCAGAAGAAACACATGCCCATAGTATTATTACCTCGCCCATATGACCAGACACCAAATATGCAATTATCAAACACCAAACACCAAATATGCAATTCCCAATTATCAAACATCATCAGGCATCAGCAATGACAAATTGACAATCAATTATCAAATATCAAGCATCATCAACAAGACAACAACCCATTCCAAACCATTACCAAACATCATTGTAGGCTTGTAGCTGGACAACCCATTCggccattcccaattatcaacccATCATCAACAACCGATTACCCATCACCAATGACAATCAATTATCAAACATTCAACAAGACAACAACCCATTCCCACTACAGCAATGACAATCAAtcaaccaaaaatccaaaacattcccaattatcaacccATCAGCAATGACAATCAATCAACCAAAAATTCAATACCTGGGATCTGGGATTGAAGGAGTCGCAGTCTCGCAGAGTCTCAGTGGAGCCGTGCTGGTGGAGGAGGTGGCTCGGCAGTCGGCCGAGACTCGCTAATCGAACCTAGAAGGCAGAAGCAAAATGGGGACAGCGCCAAAGGGAAAAGGGGAGAGTCTGAGAGTCGAAAGCAtcagtatatttttttttttttttttattgggctATACCCATACTTGGTCGATAAAGCAGAAGCAAAAACTCATGCCAAAGATAACAAAAACTACACAAACAATAAGCAACCAATAATCAATAACCAAATTtatattcaaaaataaataaataaataaaaaaaccatTATCAATTCACAACAAAACAGAGATGAAACCCTAAACATGCAAAGCGATTAAAACCCTAAAAGAGTAAAGACAGTACCTTTTGGGCAGCAATGACAAAACCCAGAACCAaagagaggaggagaagaagaagcaaagaaaaaaaaggaggcgGAAGGCTGCTGAGTGGGTTATGGAGACTGAGACGACTGTGACAGAGCCACTCACTCTTGTCTTTCCCCAAAACACccttatatattttaattcacAAAATCTGGTTTTCCTTTTTAAAGACGATTTACTTTTAGAAAATACATAAACATCATTCCTTATTGTCCCTTGGGAAATTTGTCTTCAGTGAGGAAAAGGATTGTTTTACAAACCAAAAATAGTttctaaaatttagaaaataatattttaattaGAGAGCAAGCGAGTTTCTAACTTTTAGTAAGATCCGTAATACAATTCAACATATAAAACGAATTCAATTCCAAAACTCACAAATATCAAAAGAACTAAATATGACTATCCTCCTCAATGTCGAGTTGTCAACTATATAAAACATCTACCActttattttttgaattaaaAATGTCAATCATTATATCGAAATTTGAGTAAGCAATACAAAATCGACACACCTTTAGGGGCGGTTAGAAATAACTGATTTACAGAATACAACTAAAAGACCTATTCTAAAAAAAGATAAACACCCAACATACTCCCACTTTATTATAAGCACACCATATAATAGTCAAAAAGTTTGATAGGTGCAAGCCAAATGTGTTGCTACTCTCATAAACTAATACTAaatttggtagaatttcttctttcGATTTTACaagtcaaaaaataaataactcatgaaatattattattttttattaaaacttTATTCGTTTAATCCGAAATATGTAAGGGCAAAATAGGGAAGTTAGAAATTCCTATAAACTTCGTAGGCATTTTTCAGAAAGTTGTCATCCATCAGTACTTTTCAAAGTTGTGGTTTTCTGATTTCCCATTTGTCATcaaaagcctttttttttttttttttttgttattagagCAGGAAAAAATTCCTAATGACGAAAATGCCCTCCTCAGGTGACTGACAATCCCAGTGACCCAATCAACCCTAATCTTTTGTCAGAATACCCAAACTGTTCTCTCTCACTGcctcgatttctctctctcttgctctgATCGCCATCATcgcctgcttcttcttcttcttctacaggTCAGTTATACCTACTTCTCAAGATTTATATAAGACCTTACTGTGTATTGCTCTCTTCTTGATTCAAATCTCAAGCTGTAGATCCTTGGATTCACACCCAAAGTTTGCTTCTTTATGTATAAATTGTTGTTATTATCTCAGTTTTAGGTTAATTACCAGCTCTAAATGCTTCAAATTTTCACTTATTTATCACACAGTGGTAAAAGCTGTCAGCTTTGAATTGTGTTAGAGTGCAATATGATGATTGAATCATATCAGGTCACATTTGTATGAGCTTTAAATGGCATTACTTTGATTTTTacagactttgtcatgagaatgtTTATAATTACTTTCGAGATTGaacacgaagaagaagaagggtagttgtgattgttttggtttggttttcgGGTTTGTCACATGGAGGAGGAGACATTTTTTGTTGGTCAAGAGTTCCCTGATGTAAAGGCGTTTAGGAATGCGATTAAAGAAGCTGCAATTGCCCAACACTTTGAGCTTCGTATAATAAAAAGTGACCTTATCCGGTACTTTGCAAAGTGTGCAGCGGAGGCTTGTCCGTGGCGCATTCGTGCCGTGAAGCTTCCTAATGCGCCGACATTTGCGATAAGAAGCCTTGAAGGGAAGCACACTTGCGGTAGGAATGCGCACAACGGGCACCATCAGGCGTCTATTGATTGGATTGTCAGTTTTATAGAACAACGTCTGCGGGATAACATTAATTACAAGCCGAAGGATATATTGCATGATATTCATCAGCAGTATGGGATTACCATACCATATAAGCAGGCTTGGCGTGCAAAGGAACGGGGACTTGCTGCGATATATGGATCTTCCGAGGAAGGGTATTGCCTTCTTCCTTCATACTGTGAAGAAATAAAGAAGACCAACCCTGGAAGCATTGCTGAGGTGTTTACTACTGGTCCAGATCACCGGTTCCAGCGGTTATTTGTTTCCTTTTATTCATCCATTTATGGTTTTCTGAATGGTTGCTTGCCTGTTATTGGGCTTGGTGGAATCCATCTTAAGAGCAAATATCTCGGCACCTTACTCTCTGCAACTTCTTTTGATGCTGAGGGGGGTTTATTTCCACTTGCATTTGGTGTtgttgatgaagaaaatgaTGAGAGCTGGATGTGGTTCTTGTCAGAGTTGCACAAGGCACTAGAGATGAACACCCAGAATATGCCACAGCTCACATTTATATCTGATACACAGAAGGGCATTGCAGACGCAGTGAGAAGGAAATTCCCAAATTCTGTACATGATATTTGCATTCGCCACTTGAGTGAAAGCATTGGAAAAGAATTCAAGAACCCAAGGCTTGTTCATCTGTTATGGAAAGCTGCACAAGCCACTACTACGATTGGTTTCAAAGAAAAAATGGCTGAAATAGAGGAGGTTTCTTTAGATGCTGCAAAATGGCTGCAACAATTTCATCCTTCCCGCTGGGCATTTGTGTATTTTGAAGGAACACATTATGGTCATTTCTCATCAAATATTGAGGAGTTCAATAAATGGATTCTGGAAGCTCGTGAACTGCCCATAATCCAGGTCATTGAGAGGATTCATGGTAAATTGATGACGGAGTTTGAAGAACGGCGTAAGCAAAGTAATTCTTGGTTTTCCTTACTTGCTCCATCTGCTGAGAACTATATTTTAGAGGCCATCAGCCGTGCATCCACATATCAGGTCCTTAGATCTGATCAAGTTGAATTTGAGGTCCTCTCAGCTGATCGATCAGACATAGTGAATATTGGAACCCATTGTTGTTCCTGCCGCGAATGGCAGCTATATGGTTTACCATGTTCCCATGCTGTTGCTGCCCTCATCTCATGTCAGAAAGATGTATATGCCTTTACAGAGAAATGTTTTACTGCAGCAAGTTACCGTGAGACGTATGCTGGAGAGATATATCCCATTGAAGCAAAACCCCGATGGGTAAAGACAGAAGAGGCTGCAAtgactgatgatgatgataatcgAGTTTTTGTGCGACCTCCTAAGATTCGTAGACTGCCAGGGCGCCCCGAAAAGAAACGGGTTTGTGTAGAAGACATTAATCCTGGCAAACATACTGTACGTTGCAGTCTCTGTAATCAGACCGGACATTATAAGACAACCTGCAAAGAGAGATTCTGAAGAGAATCGAACAGTTCTAGGTGTCTTCACTTCAAATTCTAGAGATCATCTCAGCAGGTACTGTTACTTTAGTGTAGATATTGTTCCTGTGATTATGCCAAACTAGTTATTCAGGTCATGTAAAATAGGAATTGCACCATTAGGACTTTGTTGATTGCTAACAGTGAGCTGTTTAGAAGCATCATATTCTCATTTGGTTATTGTGATTCTGAAACTTCTCTTTTGTATTTATCGAGAGGCATTAGAAGCTACTCTCCTGATAGTATCTTCTCTCCTGGAACTGAATGGATTCACTACTTGATCACTTGATCCAGGGGTGTGCGATTCACGTCTGCAACATTTCCAAATTAACCGAAAACAGCATAATTGCTTTGTCAAACTTTTAAACCCACCACTCCGCAGCAAGAAAGATTTCACGGATAGCAGCATGGCATATTGACCTATTTTTAACCTTTAGTGGAACGTGCATTACCAGGATAGATGGATCGGCAATATGTCTAGAACTGATGGAAATTCTGATATAGCATTGGCCTCGGTGGAAATTCAGATATAGCGCAATATTTTGTGAAAAGACCAACATTATTGAACAGGAATCAAATTCACAACTGATGTGCTGGCCAAGTAAAATCAACCACTTTATTTAGGAAAATTCTATTATTCTAGCCAACAAAATCAAGCTTCTAATCCTTACAAAAGTTACAGCAATAAAGCGTAACATCATAAAACAAGGCTGATCAAATCAATTTTACACTAGCTAAAATCTCTACAATTCAAAAACTGAAGTCGACAAACTAATTACGAAATTGGAACTTGCTTAAGTTTTAAGCATAGAACACAAATGGAGGCAAATGTCAACACCGTTGGTTCAACTAGTAGGCAGCAGATACCGGTCTACAAAGTCAGATCCGCTGTCCTCACTTGTATAATTGCTTGAATCTCTTGCATGCTTCTAATACATTTTCCCTGTGACCAAAGGCACTAACCCTGATGAAACCTTCACCACCAGGTCCAAAGCCACTTCCAGGTGTGGTAACCACATGAGTCTTCTCAAGAATCTCAGCGAACACATCCCATGAGCTTTGTCCAGGGAAGTGGACCCACACATATGGAGCATTCGTCCCTCCATATACATTAAAGCCAAGGGAGTTAAATGTCTCCATTATGATATTAGTATTTTCTTTGTAGAAATTTATCACCCCGTGCATAGCCTACAAGGAGTTGAAACAATAAATGTAAGCAAAGCTTGTAACGCATAACTGTGGATTTCAGATTCAAAACTGTTGGAAAACAATCAAGAGACAGTAACAGACCTTAAGACCCTCTGGTTCAAGGCAAGCCAGACCACCAGCTTGGGCAATAGTGGATGCACCATTGAAGCAAGTACAAACAATGCGGTTGAAGTCCTTGGCGACTTGAAAACCATCCGAATAGTGCAACTGCTTTGGAACCACAGTCCACCCCAAACGAACTCCAGTGAATCCAGCATACTTGCTAAATGATGATGTCTCAATTGCAACCTTGAATGTCCATACAGAAACAAAAATATTAGATCTTGGATAGTCAAAAAGATGACATTGGAAAGGAAATTTCAAAAAAGGAGATATGACAGGCCAAAGCACATCAATGTACAACTCTCAATAAAACACCATTCTTTAACTAATTTATTATCAAGAAGGGTAAAGATGAAGTTTATGGAAAAGATGATCAAAGAGCCTTGCAGTAACAAATTATTGATTGCAGACTTACGTCTTTAGCTCCAGGGATTTCAAAGATGGAGCATGGATTATCATCTGACATATACATGGCATATGCAGAATCATAGACTATGATTGAGCCATTATCCTTGGCAAACTTTACAAGTTGTGTCAGTTGCTCCCTTGTTGCAGCAGAACCAGTAGGATTGTTTGGTGAACAGAAAAATATGATATCTGTTCGATTAGTAGAGGACAGATCAGGAAAAAATCCATTATCGGGAGTACACCTCATGTACTCAATGTTTGCAAACTTCTCAACAGATTTCTGGTACTGTCCTGTCTGGCCCATAATAACACTCGAGTCTACATAAGCCTGCATACACAAAAGgaaattttctctcaaaattttAACATACTTAAACAGTTGGCACACTTTAACTCAACCAGATATGTATTCAGTCTTTGTTTATTATCAATTTCTTCACAAACTTTCAATCAGAAAGTACTCCGGAGTCTTTCCAAATATTTTCAGTTAGCAAAAAGAATATTAATGTGTGTATCTGTGAGATAGAGATAAAGAGTAGAGtagagatggagatgagagACAATATACAGATAATAAAGCACAAAAACAAAGGTTACCGGATATGATGGATCTTGCACTGCTATTGTTTTATCCTCCCCAAAAAGAACCTGCCACAAAATGAGGAAACAGCAAAGCCcacaaatttttatttgttctttatcaatcaatcaatccacTTAACAGAACAAAAcgaaccaaaacaaacaaaatttttaTAAAAGGTAAGCAAACCTGAAGGCGGGATATGTCACATTTTGCACCATCAGAAACAAATATATCATCTTCCTCTATGCCAAGGTTATCATAAAACGTTTTAGCAATTGCAGTTCTCAGTGGCTGCACATATTAATGACATGGGTTAAGTCTTGATTATCACAGGAGTTACTTAATCATGATCACTGTAGAATCTCTGCTCAAGGAAATGAGTGACAGATGttaaaaaagaaatataaaagaacaagaaaattgaCAATTTAGATTGGACTGAGAAAACAAGATCTATCTGAGTGGGTTAGAGGATGAATTGGGAATGACTGGTTATTTGAAATCTAACTTAATTAAAAATAGATACATTTACATGTCGAAATTAATAGCAAAAAGTAAATTTTGAAAGTCCCCATAAACAAATTTACTCTAAAAATTTAAATCCAAATCTCGCATTCATTTTACCAGCAAGTGAAACCTCAAATCCCCGATTTTCAAAAAAGACAAATGGTGGTACAGATAGGAGGACATATTTTACACAGATGACTTAGAAGGCATCAATTAAAACATTCTAAATGGCAATTAAAGATAAGAAAGCCAAGTACCTTTTCACCTTGTTCAGGTCCATAACCACTGTAACCCTCTCGGGTGGACATGGCAAGTGCTCTCTGCCAAATCAACAATACAAATTTTAAACCGCTAG
Coding sequences:
- the LOC112174187 gene encoding uncharacterized protein LOC112174187; protein product: MEEETFFVGQEFPDVKAFRNAIKEAAIAQHFELRIIKSDLIRYFAKCAAEACPWRIRAVKLPNAPTFAIRSLEGKHTCGRNAHNGHHQASIDWIVSFIEQRLRDNINYKPKDILHDIHQQYGITIPYKQAWRAKERGLAAIYGSSEEGYCLLPSYCEEIKKTNPGSIAEVFTTGPDHRFQRLFVSFYSSIYGFLNGCLPVIGLGGIHLKSKYLGTLLSATSFDAEGGLFPLAFGVVDEENDESWMWFLSELHKALEMNTQNMPQLTFISDTQKGIADAVRRKFPNSVHDICIRHLSESIGKEFKNPRLVHLLWKAAQATTTIGFKEKMAEIEEVSLDAAKWLQQFHPSRWAFVYFEGTHYGHFSSNIEEFNKWILEARELPIIQVIERIHGKLMTEFEERRKQSNSWFSLLAPSAENYILEAISRASTYQVLRSDQVEFEVLSADRSDIVNIGTHCCSCREWQLYGLPCSHAVAALISCQKDVYAFTEKCFTAASYRETYAGEIYPIEAKPRWVKTEEAAMTDDDDNRVFVRPPKIRRLPGRPEKKRVCVEDINPGKHTVRCSLCNQTGHYKTTCKERF
- the LOC112169979 gene encoding LL-diaminopimelate aminotransferase, chloroplastic; translation: MALSQASISSSSSALFSQSRFNFKSPTSRGQSVAVPAKTIGGGWKCVATPEKTEFKTQVSRNANMGKLQAGYLFPEIARRRNAHLEKYPDAKIIPLGIGDTTEPIPEYIASAMAKRALAMSTREGYSGYGPEQGEKPLRTAIAKTFYDNLGIEEDDIFVSDGAKCDISRLQVLFGEDKTIAVQDPSYPAYVDSSVIMGQTGQYQKSVEKFANIEYMRCTPDNGFFPDLSSTNRTDIIFFCSPNNPTGSAATREQLTQLVKFAKDNGSIIVYDSAYAMYMSDDNPCSIFEIPGAKDVAIETSSFSKYAGFTGVRLGWTVVPKQLHYSDGFQVAKDFNRIVCTCFNGASTIAQAGGLACLEPEGLKAMHGVINFYKENTNIIMETFNSLGFNVYGGTNAPYVWVHFPGQSSWDVFAEILEKTHVVTTPGSGFGPGGEGFIRVSAFGHRENVLEACKRFKQLYK